Proteins from a single region of Theobroma cacao cultivar B97-61/B2 chromosome 10, Criollo_cocoa_genome_V2, whole genome shotgun sequence:
- the LOC108663710 gene encoding uncharacterized protein LOC108663710 isoform X4 has translation MAEKREDIERSIYIHVCRNLDAGSQSNAWYVINQRPEGAEIYPVFDDIPQLYPGGALADTNCEVVDSNLYVIGGWDSVKHTYTNVVRCLDTRNPSNGWKTCLTLPFACCGAFSAVCGEWMYVIGGDYQGYPIRSSRLPWGLVFNLDCKLEKLYTLRAPGVGEFPDASAAFLGGLLVESSIPTIWKMGSYLLTTLFSVNALLPSRFLILSRFLMIAYLVEPHHWFQWQIPSSVLSG, from the exons ATGGCTGAGAAACGGGAAGACATAGAGAGGTCGATTTATATTCACGTTTGTAGAAATTTGGACGCCGGTTCTCAATCGAATGCTTGGTATGTGATTAATCAAAGACCGGAAGGTGCGGAAATCTACCCAGTTTTTGACGACATACCTCAACTCTACCCTGGCGGTGCTCTTGCTGATACCAACTGTGAAGTTGTTGATTCCAACTTGTACGTCATCGGTGGCTGGGATTCCGTGAAGCACACCTACACCAACGTTGTCCGTTGTCTGGACACCCGTAACCCAAGCAACGGTTGGAAAACTTGCTTGACCTTGCCATTTGCTTGCTGTGGAGCTTTTTCTGCCGTTTGCGGTGAGTGGATGTACGTCATCGGAGGTGATTATCAAGGTTACCCTATCCGCTCCTCTCGTCTTCCATGGGGTTTGGTCTTTAATCTTGACTGCAAGTTGGAGAAACTATATACCCTTAGAGCTCCTGGCGTCGGTGAATTTCCAGATGCTTCTGCTGCTTTCCTGGGCGGACTATTG GTGGAATCCTCTATTCCTACAATATGGAAGATGGGAAGTTATTTGCTTACGACCTTATTCAGCGTCAACGCCTTACTCCCATCAAGGTTCCTGATTCTCTCAAGATTCCTGATGATTGCATACCTGGTGGAACCCCATCACTGGTTTCAGTGGCAAATTCCAAGCTCTGTTTTATCTGGG TGA
- the LOC108663710 gene encoding uncharacterized protein LOC108663710 isoform X3, whose product MAEKREDIERSIYIHVCRNLDAGSQSNAWYVINQRPEGAEIYPVFDDIPQLYPGGALADTNCEVVDSNLYVIGGWDSVKHTYTNVVRCLDTRNPSNGWKTCLTLPFACCGAFSAVCGEWMYVIGGDYQGYPIRSSRLPWGLVFNLDCKLEKLYTLRAPGVGEFPDASAAFLGGLLVESSIPTIWKMGSYLLTTLFSVNALLPSRFLILSRFLMIAYLVEPHHWFQWQIPSSVLSGVSLLVALTCVFATLNSWFVTVILRTSLLRTN is encoded by the exons ATGGCTGAGAAACGGGAAGACATAGAGAGGTCGATTTATATTCACGTTTGTAGAAATTTGGACGCCGGTTCTCAATCGAATGCTTGGTATGTGATTAATCAAAGACCGGAAGGTGCGGAAATCTACCCAGTTTTTGACGACATACCTCAACTCTACCCTGGCGGTGCTCTTGCTGATACCAACTGTGAAGTTGTTGATTCCAACTTGTACGTCATCGGTGGCTGGGATTCCGTGAAGCACACCTACACCAACGTTGTCCGTTGTCTGGACACCCGTAACCCAAGCAACGGTTGGAAAACTTGCTTGACCTTGCCATTTGCTTGCTGTGGAGCTTTTTCTGCCGTTTGCGGTGAGTGGATGTACGTCATCGGAGGTGATTATCAAGGTTACCCTATCCGCTCCTCTCGTCTTCCATGGGGTTTGGTCTTTAATCTTGACTGCAAGTTGGAGAAACTATATACCCTTAGAGCTCCTGGCGTCGGTGAATTTCCAGATGCTTCTGCTGCTTTCCTGGGCGGACTATTG GTGGAATCCTCTATTCCTACAATATGGAAGATGGGAAGTTATTTGCTTACGACCTTATTCAGCGTCAACGCCTTACTCCCATCAAGGTTCCTGATTCTCTCAAGATTCCTGATGATTGCATACCTGGTGGAACCCCATCACTGGTTTCAGTGGCAAATTCCAAGCTCTGTTTTATCTGGGGTGAGTCTACTAGTCGCACTCACATGTGTCTTTGCTACACTAAATTCTTGGTTTGTCACGGTGATTCTCCGCACATCATTATTGAGGACCAACTAA
- the LOC108663710 gene encoding uncharacterized protein LOC108663710 isoform X2 — protein sequence MAEKREDIERSIYIHVCRNLDAGSQSNAWYVINQRPEGAEIYPVFDDIPQLYPGGALADTNCEVVDSNLYVIGGWDSVKHTYTNVVRCLDTRNPSNGWKTCLTLPFACCGAFSAVCGEWMYVIGGDYQGYPIRSSRLPWGLVFNLDCKLEKLYTLRAPGVGEFPDASAAFLGGLLVFIPNENALYIHNPVHRKWEVYKSNDVIVEDEDDWDFCVVSGGILYSYNMEDGKLFAYDLIQRQRLTPIKVPDSLKIPDDCIPGGTPSLVSVANSKLCFIWVIHVQMKRAVAD from the exons ATGGCTGAGAAACGGGAAGACATAGAGAGGTCGATTTATATTCACGTTTGTAGAAATTTGGACGCCGGTTCTCAATCGAATGCTTGGTATGTGATTAATCAAAGACCGGAAGGTGCGGAAATCTACCCAGTTTTTGACGACATACCTCAACTCTACCCTGGCGGTGCTCTTGCTGATACCAACTGTGAAGTTGTTGATTCCAACTTGTACGTCATCGGTGGCTGGGATTCCGTGAAGCACACCTACACCAACGTTGTCCGTTGTCTGGACACCCGTAACCCAAGCAACGGTTGGAAAACTTGCTTGACCTTGCCATTTGCTTGCTGTGGAGCTTTTTCTGCCGTTTGCGGTGAGTGGATGTACGTCATCGGAGGTGATTATCAAGGTTACCCTATCCGCTCCTCTCGTCTTCCATGGGGTTTGGTCTTTAATCTTGACTGCAAGTTGGAGAAACTATATACCCTTAGAGCTCCTGGCGTCGGTGAATTTCCAGATGCTTCTGCTGCTTTCCTGGGCGGACTATTGGTATTTATTCCGAACGAAAATGCATTGTATATTCATAATCCAGTGCACCGGAAGTGGGAGGTTTACAAGTCGAATGATGTTATTGTTGAGGATGAGGATGACTGGGATTTTTGCGTGGTTTCAGGTGGAATCCTCTATTCCTACAATATGGAAGATGGGAAGTTATTTGCTTACGACCTTATTCAGCGTCAACGCCTTACTCCCATCAAGGTTCCTGATTCTCTCAAGATTCCTGATGATTGCATACCTGGTGGAACCCCATCACTGGTTTCAGTGGCAAATTCCAAGCTCTGTTTTATCTGGG TGATCCATGTTCAGATGAAGAGAGCAGTAGCAGATTGA
- the LOC108663710 gene encoding uncharacterized protein LOC108663710 isoform X1, protein MAEKREDIERSIYIHVCRNLDAGSQSNAWYVINQRPEGAEIYPVFDDIPQLYPGGALADTNCEVVDSNLYVIGGWDSVKHTYTNVVRCLDTRNPSNGWKTCLTLPFACCGAFSAVCGEWMYVIGGDYQGYPIRSSRLPWGLVFNLDCKLEKLYTLRAPGVGEFPDASAAFLGGLLVFIPNENALYIHNPVHRKWEVYKSNDVIVEDEDDWDFCVVSGGILYSYNMEDGKLFAYDLIQRQRLTPIKVPDSLKIPDDCIPGGTPSLVSVANSKLCFIWGESTSRTHMCLCYTKFLVCHGDSPHIIIEDQLNS, encoded by the coding sequence ATGGCTGAGAAACGGGAAGACATAGAGAGGTCGATTTATATTCACGTTTGTAGAAATTTGGACGCCGGTTCTCAATCGAATGCTTGGTATGTGATTAATCAAAGACCGGAAGGTGCGGAAATCTACCCAGTTTTTGACGACATACCTCAACTCTACCCTGGCGGTGCTCTTGCTGATACCAACTGTGAAGTTGTTGATTCCAACTTGTACGTCATCGGTGGCTGGGATTCCGTGAAGCACACCTACACCAACGTTGTCCGTTGTCTGGACACCCGTAACCCAAGCAACGGTTGGAAAACTTGCTTGACCTTGCCATTTGCTTGCTGTGGAGCTTTTTCTGCCGTTTGCGGTGAGTGGATGTACGTCATCGGAGGTGATTATCAAGGTTACCCTATCCGCTCCTCTCGTCTTCCATGGGGTTTGGTCTTTAATCTTGACTGCAAGTTGGAGAAACTATATACCCTTAGAGCTCCTGGCGTCGGTGAATTTCCAGATGCTTCTGCTGCTTTCCTGGGCGGACTATTGGTATTTATTCCGAACGAAAATGCATTGTATATTCATAATCCAGTGCACCGGAAGTGGGAGGTTTACAAGTCGAATGATGTTATTGTTGAGGATGAGGATGACTGGGATTTTTGCGTGGTTTCAGGTGGAATCCTCTATTCCTACAATATGGAAGATGGGAAGTTATTTGCTTACGACCTTATTCAGCGTCAACGCCTTACTCCCATCAAGGTTCCTGATTCTCTCAAGATTCCTGATGATTGCATACCTGGTGGAACCCCATCACTGGTTTCAGTGGCAAATTCCAAGCTCTGTTTTATCTGGGGTGAGTCTACTAGTCGCACTCACATGTGTCTTTGCTACACTAAATTCTTGGTTTGTCACGGTGATTCTCCGCACATCATTATTGAGGACCAACTAAACTCTTAA